A genomic segment from Gossypium hirsutum isolate 1008001.06 chromosome D04, Gossypium_hirsutum_v2.1, whole genome shotgun sequence encodes:
- the LOC107899242 gene encoding uncharacterized protein yields the protein MPQGNLETLVSACAGGSCDNKIICETLATSESDSDDHLHPAEKHIEEEIPSDFPPESFCLSKDAEFDWFDRNAFYERKDSHKGNSGPNSANLNPNLNSISNSQRFSLRKSKASIIGLPKPQKSCFVETKNRKPGNTRLFPKRPGSVKSDRPVVEPSSPKVSCMGRVRSKRDRNGRLKKNSQKSTGVETVKEKTTGKRSGLFSSFRAIFRSSGKASESDALPVAQWPPGNRDIRSRLPPDDRDAISMEPEIMESEPVSLGGMKRFASGRRSEPLI from the coding sequence ATGCCACAGGGCAATTTAGAAACCCTTGTTTCCGCCTGTGCCGGGGGCTCTTGCGACAACAAAATCATTTGCGAGACTTTAGCAACCAGCGAAAGTGATTCCGACGACCACCTCCACCCGGCGGAGAAACATATTGAAGAAGAAATCCCGTCGGATTTCCCGCCAGAATCGTTTTGCTTATCCAAAGACGCCGAGTTCGACTGGTTCGATCGTAACGCTTTTTACGAACGGAAAGATTCGCATAAAGGAAACTCAGGTCCCAACTCTGCAAACCTCAACCCTAATCTTAACTCGATCTCCAATTCTCAACGCTTTTCTCTGAGAAAGTCTAAAGCTTCCATCATTGGCTTACCGAAACCGCAGAAGTCTTGCTTTGTCGAAACGAAGAACAGGAAACCTGGGAACACTAGATTGTTTCCTAAACGGCCTGGCTCAGTTAAATCGGATCGGCCAGTTGTTGAACCATCTTCGCCTAAGGTTTCTTGTATGGGAAGAGTGAGATCGAAGCGTGACCGGAATGGCCGGCTAAAAAAGAACAGCCAAAAATCGACCGGAGTTGAAACAGTTAAAGAGAAAACGACGGGCAAAAGAAGCGGTTTATTTTCAAGTTTTCGTGCTATTTTCAGGTCCAGTGGGAAAGCAAGTGAATCAGACGCGCTTCCAGTAGCCCAGTGGCCGCCAGGGAATAGGGACATTAGGTCTCGTTTGCCACCAGATGATCGTGACGCAATATCGATGGAGCCTGAAATTATGGAGAGTGAACCGGTCAGTCTAGGTGGAATGAAGCGGTTCGCATCCGGTAGGAGATCGGAGCCGTTAATCTGA